A segment of the Salinimonas iocasae genome:
CGCATTGATTGTATAAACCGAAACCACCCGCGGAATGCTCTGGGCAAAGTACCAAATTTTCCAAGACGTAATTCCTGACGGTATGCACTGTGGTTTGCGCGGCTTTCGCCAGTTGCGAGATCGTCAGGGGAAATTCGAGTGCCTGCCCATCGGCATCCATGAATGCCGCAAAGTCGGGGATCACCTCAAAGTATCGTGACACATCTTTTGACACGGCGGCTTTTGACATGGGTTTGTCTCCGTTCGTTTCAAACACTGCGGCCTGGCCACAACGCTTCAGTCGTTTCGGCATCGGCTGGCCGCGCCAGCCGATAGCCCTGTAATACATCACAGCCAAGCTTCTCTAAAAGTTGTTGTTGAGTGGCCGTCTCAACCCCTTCCGCGACGATGGATAAATTCAGGTTATGGCCAAGGGTGATGACGCTTTCGGTAATGGCGCGATCCTTTGGCTCGGTTGTCATATGCGTGACAAAGGTTTTGTCGATTTTTAGGCGGGTCACTGGGCAGCATTGCAAGCGTGCCAGCGACGAACTCCCGGTACCAAAATCGTCGATGGACAGGCGAATGCCCAGCGCCTGGCAGCGATGCAGGTTTTCGATCAGGATTGGCGTATCCTCCAGGGCCAGTGTTTCGGTTAATTCCAGTTCCAATGCCGGAGCAGGCAGTCCCGTATCACGCAATATCCTGGCAAGGTCTTCGACAAAGTCAGGTTGGTGGATTTGTAAGGCAGAGACGTTGACCGCGATGATACCCTCGGGTAAACCGCGTTGACGCCAATGCATCATCTGTTGACAGGCCGCCCGTAAGACAAACGCGCCCAGTTCCAGAATTAATCCGCTTTGTTCGGCAACGGGAATAAAGGTGTCTGACTGGATCAATCCTTCAGTTGGATGTTGCCAGCGAATGAGCGTTTCAGCGCCTTCCCAGCATTGGTGTTGAACATCCCATAGAGGCTGGTAAAAAGGAACGAATTCACCCTTGTTCAATCCATCCGCCAACGCATTGACCGTTGGGGCTGTCAGTGAATGCGTGGCGGGTGCCGTTCCCATACTGCCCTCTCTTATCCTGCACAACAGGACAGTTCTTTGACATCCTTGTTAAAGGTTTGCGCGCAGAGCTTCAAACCTTCCACCATGGTGAGGTAAGGGAAAAGCTGGTCGGCTAATTCCGTCACCGTCATACGGTTGCGGATGGCTAAAGCCGCACTCTGGATCAGTTCGCCGCCTTCGTGAGCCAGGATCTGCGCGCCTAGCAACAACCCCGTTTCCTTCTCTGTGACCAGTTTGATAAAACCGTCGGTTTCAAAGTTGGCTAACGCACGTGGGACATTTTCCATACCCAGTACGCGGCTGTCGGTCTCAATATCCTGAGCCCTGGCTTGCTCCTCGGTCAGTCCGACGGTAGCCACCTGTGGATCGGTAAAGATCACGGCGGGCATGGTGGACAGATCCAGTTTGGCGTCGCCGCCCGTCATATTGATACCAGCACGGCTACCGGCGGCCGCGGCGACATAGACAAATTGCGGCATGTTAGAGCAGTCACCGGCAGCGTAAATACCAGCAACATTGGTTTCCATGCGTTCGTTAACAACGATTTCGCCCTTTTTGTTGGTGGTGACACCCACCGCGTCCAGATTGAGTTGGCTGGTATTGGCGTGTCGCCCGGTGCTTACCAGCAAACGATCACAACTGAGCTCGCCTGCATTAGTGTTCAGGGTGAATTGATTTCCATCGTGGGTCACTTGGGTGGCTTGCGTGTTGTTTAAAACTCGAATGCCTTCTTTTTCAAAACAGCCTGCCAGTTTTTCACCGATTATGGGGTCTTCACTGTAAAGTAGTGAGTGTCTTGCCAACACGGTGACTTCACTGCCCAATCGTCGGTAAGCCTGGGCAATTTCTAGCGCCACGACCGATGAACCAATCACCACCAGGTGCTGCGGCAATTCCTCGGCAAACAGCGCTTCGGTAGAGGTCCAGTAAGGCGTTTCGGCCAGCCCCTCGATGGGAGGAATGGTTGGCGTGGAGCCAGTGGCGATCAGGATTTTATCAGCAAAGATTTCCTGCTCAGTGCCATCATTTTTTCTGACTATCAGGGTGTTTGCATTTTTAAATTGCGCCCAACCTTTAAGTAAACTAAGCGCAGGATTTGTCTCTAGAATATTCTGATACTTTGCAGCGCGCAGCTCTTCGACTCGAGCGGTCTGCTGCTGAGCCAACAAGGCTCGACTCAATTGGGGCGCATGATTTTCCAGTCCGGCAAAGGGATTATTGCGTTGCTGCTGTGCCAATTGAGCGGCGCTGATCAAAATTTTTGAGGGTACGCAGCCGACATTCACGCAACAGCCGCCAATCACATCGGCTCCCTCAATAAGAGTGACCTTGGCACCACCTTCAGCGGCTTTGATAGCACAGGCAAAAGCGCCGGAACCCGTACCGATAATCGCCACATGTTGAGTTCGGTTGCTTTCTGTGTTGCTGGTATTTTCGTTGTCACAGTAGGCGTTCGGTGCTGTGTTTTCCGCTAAGGGGTTTTCTTTTGCGGTATAACCCAGGGCTTCAATCGCTCCAATGAGATCGGTTACGCTGACCCCACCGTTTGTGGTGATCGTTGCGCTGGCGTTTTCATAAGATATTTCAACCTTATTCACGCCTTCGATCGCATCGAGCGCTTCTTTAACGTGAGCGACGCAACTTGGACAGGTCATCCCTTCTATCGATAGTAAGATCATTCGTTTTCCTCAAATAGTAGTCAGGCATTGCGTCGTGTTAAACAGCACAGCTGTC
Coding sequences within it:
- a CDS encoding MerR family transcriptional regulator, which encodes MSKAAVSKDVSRYFEVIPDFAAFMDADGQALEFPLTISQLAKAAQTTVHTVRNYVLENLVLCPEHSAGGFGLYNQCALNRLRFIRAARAAGLLILDIKPLLYAINEGDQQACEAAMRELQTKIDERQAYLQALDSQLSELRQLA
- the merA gene encoding mercury(II) reductase, which encodes MILLSIEGMTCPSCVAHVKEALDAIEGVNKVEISYENASATITTNGGVSVTDLIGAIEALGYTAKENPLAENTAPNAYCDNENTSNTESNRTQHVAIIGTGSGAFACAIKAAEGGAKVTLIEGADVIGGCCVNVGCVPSKILISAAQLAQQQRNNPFAGLENHAPQLSRALLAQQQTARVEELRAAKYQNILETNPALSLLKGWAQFKNANTLIVRKNDGTEQEIFADKILIATGSTPTIPPIEGLAETPYWTSTEALFAEELPQHLVVIGSSVVALEIAQAYRRLGSEVTVLARHSLLYSEDPIIGEKLAGCFEKEGIRVLNNTQATQVTHDGNQFTLNTNAGELSCDRLLVSTGRHANTSQLNLDAVGVTTNKKGEIVVNERMETNVAGIYAAGDCSNMPQFVYVAAAAGSRAGINMTGGDAKLDLSTMPAVIFTDPQVATVGLTEEQARAQDIETDSRVLGMENVPRALANFETDGFIKLVTEKETGLLLGAQILAHEGGELIQSAALAIRNRMTVTELADQLFPYLTMVEGLKLCAQTFNKDVKELSCCAG
- a CDS encoding putative bifunctional diguanylate cyclase/phosphodiesterase, which translates into the protein MGTAPATHSLTAPTVNALADGLNKGEFVPFYQPLWDVQHQCWEGAETLIRWQHPTEGLIQSDTFIPVAEQSGLILELGAFVLRAACQQMMHWRQRGLPEGIIAVNVSALQIHQPDFVEDLARILRDTGLPAPALELELTETLALEDTPILIENLHRCQALGIRLSIDDFGTGSSSLARLQCCPVTRLKIDKTFVTHMTTEPKDRAITESVITLGHNLNLSIVAEGVETATQQQLLEKLGCDVLQGYRLARPADAETTEALWPGRSV